The following are encoded in a window of Spiroplasma tabanidicola genomic DNA:
- a CDS encoding ABC transporter ATP-binding protein codes for MQQMQSIEERLKFFSKDKFKKYGVVLKEAIKAHPKLFSLFIIISTLDTVLFSGMTFIVSNLVKSITNTGGHSIFGMPVEWYHWVIIGGVMVLSYIVIEYLLNYTSGIFTRLTEIFIRVKCLKTLTDVDLSFYSKNQIGNIMTKIIGDSQGMADGMNEFLVNLSYIVLMFTLINVIMFSINWKIAAICIGIFLVIFVISWIIFFRYQKALIRSIDFKQKNDTDDVDRLMNIRLIKSSGTELSEYQKIKEQNKKYGQKINKTIWLSTIMIIFTNFFGWILPGIITLTILFTYNKTLPIAEVSAMIISFISCISILTGAVFLLPVVLRALSRTMNCNSRLVFIYSHKSLLKYVPEPTKIDKIDSIELKGVEFIYPEAPGKLIMPEINLTFEKGKSYAFVGETGSGKSTIAKLLLRFYDPSKGSVLINGIDIREIDLPSYLSHVGYVEQEPQILFGTVMDNIRYGNFDATDEEVIAAAKKAQLNNFILGLADKYDTILGERGFILSGGQKQRLVIARMFLKNPELLILDEATSALDNIVEKEVQAQLDKLVVGRTTIVIAHRLSTIKNCDQIIVLGKDAGGIIEVGTFDELKNSTGHFGELYKAGLMS; via the coding sequence ATGCAACAAATGCAATCTATAGAAGAAAGATTAAAATTCTTCTCAAAAGATAAATTTAAAAAATATGGCGTTGTTTTAAAAGAAGCTATCAAAGCTCATCCGAAATTATTTTCTTTATTTATCATCATTTCTACTTTAGATACAGTTTTATTTTCTGGAATGACCTTTATTGTTTCAAATTTAGTAAAAAGTATTACCAATACTGGAGGCCATTCTATTTTTGGAATGCCAGTTGAGTGATATCATTGAGTAATAATTGGCGGAGTAATGGTTTTATCTTATATTGTAATTGAATACTTATTGAACTACACAAGTGGTATTTTTACAAGATTAACAGAGATTTTTATTAGGGTAAAATGTTTGAAAACTTTGACTGATGTTGATTTAAGTTTTTATTCTAAAAATCAAATTGGAAATATTATGACAAAAATTATCGGAGATTCTCAAGGAATGGCTGATGGAATGAATGAGTTTCTTGTTAACTTGTCTTATATTGTATTAATGTTTACTTTAATAAATGTAATTATGTTTTCAATCAATTGAAAAATTGCTGCAATTTGTATTGGAATATTTTTAGTTATCTTTGTAATTTCATGAATTATATTTTTCAGATATCAAAAAGCTTTAATTAGATCAATTGATTTTAAGCAAAAAAATGATACAGATGATGTTGATAGATTGATGAATATAAGATTAATAAAATCAAGCGGAACAGAATTAAGTGAATATCAAAAAATTAAAGAGCAAAATAAAAAATATGGGCAAAAAATCAATAAAACTATTTGATTATCTACAATAATGATTATTTTTACAAACTTTTTTGGATGAATTCTACCCGGAATTATCACTTTAACGATATTATTTACTTATAATAAAACTTTGCCAATTGCAGAAGTCTCAGCAATGATAATTTCATTTATTTCATGTATTTCTATACTAACTGGAGCTGTTTTTTTATTACCAGTAGTTTTAAGAGCTTTATCAAGAACAATGAATTGTAATTCTAGATTAGTGTTTATATATTCTCATAAAAGCTTATTAAAATATGTTCCTGAACCTACAAAAATTGATAAAATTGATTCAATTGAATTAAAAGGTGTAGAGTTTATTTACCCAGAAGCTCCTGGAAAATTAATAATGCCAGAAATTAATTTAACTTTTGAAAAAGGAAAAAGTTATGCATTTGTAGGAGAAACAGGAAGTGGAAAATCTACTATCGCAAAATTATTGTTAAGATTTTATGATCCTTCAAAAGGAAGTGTTTTAATCAATGGTATTGATATTAGAGAAATTGATTTACCTTCATATTTAAGTCATGTAGGATATGTTGAACAAGAGCCGCAAATTTTATTTGGAACTGTAATGGACAACATTAGATATGGAAATTTTGATGCAACTGACGAAGAAGTTATTGCTGCTGCAAAAAAAGCACAGTTAAATAATTTTATATTAGGATTAGCAGACAAATATGACACTATTTTAGGAGAAAGAGGATTTATCCTTTCTGGTGGTCAAAAACAAAGACTAGTTATTGCTAGAATGTTTTTAAAAAATCCTGAGTTATTAATTTTAGATGAAGCTACTAGTGCTTTAGATAACATTGTCGAAAAAGAAGTTCAAGCACAATTAGATAAATTGGTTGTTGGAAGAACAACAATAGTAATCGCTCATAGACTTTCAACAATAAAAAATTGTGATCAAATTATTGTTTTAGGAAAAGATGCTGGTGGAATTATTGAAGTAGGTACTTTTGATGAATTGAAAAATTCAACAGGACACTTTGGTGAATTATATAAAGCCGGATTAATGAGTTAG
- a CDS encoding integrase core domain-containing protein — MKSAITKKSKPKLIHSDQGSPYTNETWKYLCDSNNIKISMSRRGNSPDNGACESFFGTLKNECIYTYKVNELNYSNIYNVISDYIEFYNYVRPILKYKKTPYEIRMEKVSF, encoded by the coding sequence TTAAAATCTGCAATCACAAAAAAAAGTAAACCAAAACTTATTCATTCTGATCAAGGTTCGCCATACACAAACGAGACTTGAAAATATTTATGTGATTCTAATAATATAAAGATTTCTATGTCGAGAAGAGGAAATTCTCCTGATAACGGTGCATGTGAATCGTTTTTTGGAACTTTAAAAAACGAGTGTATTTATACTTATAAAGTAAATGAGCTAAATTATTCTAATATATATAATGTAATTTCTGATTATATTGAGTTTTATAATTACGTAAGACCTATATTAAAGTATAAAAAAACTCCATACGAAATTCGTATGGAGAAAGTATCTTTTTAA
- a CDS encoding DegV family protein, with protein MKTAIIIDSSCGVKDLSKYKDTFLVPLVILKEDGTSIKDDQNFTKKEYDELNAKQVLRTSQTITGDMLTKWDELLKEYDEIICLLISKGLSGQYNTFKMFSNDSEGGYAGRVHVIDNNGVSILIKRQLEEVHHLLDRGVKPNDICKKIEEKYKKIKGYIIPKTLDQLVRGGRITKAAAGLAKILKITPILSYKGVIDKEDKTRTFKKAVSKVIEKIINETSGEYVVDIAYSDCSKELLQSVKDMVVEKGLKLGLVESLPYVIVCHTGAETFAFFANKIDK; from the coding sequence ATGAAAACAGCAATAATTATCGACTCATCTTGTGGAGTCAAGGACTTATCGAAATATAAAGATACATTTTTAGTACCATTAGTAATTTTAAAAGAGGATGGTACTTCTATAAAAGATGATCAAAATTTTACAAAAAAAGAATATGATGAGCTAAATGCCAAACAAGTTTTAAGAACATCACAAACTATCACTGGGGATATGTTAACAAAATGAGATGAATTATTAAAAGAATATGATGAAATAATTTGTTTATTAATTTCAAAAGGACTTTCTGGACAATACAATACATTTAAAATGTTTTCAAATGATTCTGAAGGCGGATATGCTGGAAGGGTTCATGTTATCGATAACAATGGAGTAAGTATTTTAATTAAAAGACAATTAGAAGAAGTGCATCATTTACTTGATCGAGGTGTTAAACCAAATGATATTTGTAAAAAAATTGAAGAAAAATACAAAAAAATAAAAGGATATATCATTCCAAAAACTCTAGATCAACTTGTTAGAGGTGGAAGAATAACTAAGGCTGCAGCTGGTCTTGCAAAAATCCTTAAAATAACACCAATCTTATCGTACAAAGGAGTTATTGATAAAGAAGATAAAACTAGAACTTTCAAAAAAGCAGTTTCAAAGGTTATTGAAAAAATTATTAATGAAACTAGTGGTGAGTATGTTGTTGATATTGCATATTCAGATTGTTCTAAAGAACTGTTACAAAGTGTAAAAGATATGGTAGTTGAAAAAGGTTTAAAACTTGGGTTAGTTGAAAGTTTACCTTATGTAATAGTTTGCCATACTGGAGCAGAAACATTTGCATTTTTTGCAAATAAAATTGATAAATAA
- the ffh gene encoding signal recognition particle protein translates to MGFGDFLAGRFKKSIEKNLKKTTLNEENIKEVLREIRLALLEADVNIEVVKKFINRVEKKAVGEYIQQGVRADQQMVKLVHEELIDILGKVNTPLEINKKPSIILMAGLQGAGKTTTVGKLAWLIQKKYKKKVLMVGLDIYRPGAINQLVELGTKNNLNTFEKGKQDPVKTAKQAVDYAQENGFDVIILDTAGRLQIDSQLMKELKEIRKAVSPNEILLTVDGMTGQDIINVSQEFDSQLKLSGVIVTKLDGDSRGGATLSITDITRLPIKFIGEGEGISALAEFHPKRMADRILGMGDVDTLFEKAADVVDQRTMEKTMKRMFAGQFDLEDLRNQLDQLSKMGNLGGLMKMMPGMNGRVSEQQIEQAQHRLFVANILMSSMTMKERRDPRVLKAPNRKKRILKGCGRTEKEYNDLLNQFDKGKKQVLDMAKQLKSGRMPNMGGLKF, encoded by the coding sequence ATGGGATTTGGAGATTTTTTAGCTGGCCGTTTTAAGAAAAGCATTGAAAAAAACTTAAAAAAAACAACTTTAAATGAAGAAAACATAAAAGAAGTATTAAGAGAAATTAGACTTGCTTTATTAGAAGCTGACGTTAACATTGAAGTTGTAAAGAAATTTATTAATAGAGTAGAAAAAAAAGCAGTTGGTGAATATATCCAACAAGGAGTTAGAGCTGATCAACAAATGGTTAAATTAGTTCATGAGGAATTAATTGATATTTTAGGTAAAGTAAATACCCCTTTAGAAATTAACAAAAAACCATCAATTATATTGATGGCAGGACTACAAGGGGCTGGAAAAACAACAACTGTTGGTAAATTAGCTTGATTAATTCAAAAAAAATATAAGAAAAAAGTTTTAATGGTAGGATTAGATATTTATAGACCTGGTGCTATAAATCAATTAGTTGAATTAGGAACAAAAAATAACTTAAATACATTCGAAAAAGGAAAACAAGATCCCGTTAAAACTGCAAAACAAGCAGTTGATTATGCTCAAGAGAATGGTTTTGATGTAATAATATTGGACACTGCTGGTCGTTTACAAATTGATTCTCAATTAATGAAAGAATTAAAAGAAATAAGAAAAGCAGTATCTCCTAATGAAATATTATTAACAGTTGATGGTATGACCGGACAAGATATAATAAATGTTAGTCAAGAGTTCGACTCTCAATTAAAGTTGAGCGGAGTTATTGTTACAAAACTTGATGGCGATTCTAGAGGGGGAGCTACTCTTTCGATAACTGATATTACAAGATTGCCAATTAAATTTATCGGAGAAGGTGAAGGAATAAGTGCGTTAGCAGAATTTCACCCAAAACGTATGGCTGATAGAATTCTTGGAATGGGTGATGTTGATACATTGTTTGAAAAAGCAGCTGACGTTGTTGATCAAAGAACAATGGAAAAAACAATGAAAAGAATGTTTGCCGGACAATTTGACTTAGAAGATTTAAGAAACCAATTAGATCAATTATCTAAAATGGGAAATCTTGGAGGATTGATGAAAATGATGCCTGGAATGAATGGTAGGGTTTCGGAACAACAAATCGAACAAGCACAACATCGTTTATTTGTAGCAAATATATTAATGAGTTCAATGACAATGAAAGAACGTAGAGATCCAAGAGTTTTAAAAGCGCCAAATCGTAAAAAAAGAATATTAAAAGGTTGCGGAAGAACAGAAAAGGAATATAATGATTTATTAAATCAGTTTGATAAAGGTAAAAAACAGGTTTTAGATATGGCAAAACAACTTAAATCTGGAAGAATGCCAAATATGGGAGGGCTTAAATTTTAA
- a CDS encoding 23S rRNA (pseudouridine(1915)-N(3))-methyltransferase RlmH yields the protein MKFLILCFNKISKEYKEIYEFYINKIKKFCNIEVIEIEEEFFSDSKKNMKINEDNLIKKLKNYKDFEMHLLEINTKQYDSLSFSKIVEQNKDFNNGKIGFIIGPSDGFSVDFKNKIAKKLSFGLLTMPHLLVRIILLEQIYRAFKIIRNETYHK from the coding sequence ATGAAATTTTTAATATTATGTTTTAATAAAATTTCAAAAGAATACAAAGAAATATATGAATTTTATATAAATAAAATTAAAAAGTTTTGTAATATAGAAGTTATAGAAATTGAAGAAGAGTTTTTTAGTGATAGCAAAAAGAATATGAAAATAAATGAAGATAATTTAATAAAAAAACTTAAAAATTATAAAGATTTTGAGATGCATTTGTTAGAAATTAATACAAAGCAATATGATTCCTTAAGTTTTTCGAAAATTGTTGAACAAAATAAAGATTTTAATAACGGAAAAATTGGTTTTATAATTGGACCTAGTGATGGTTTTAGTGTTGATTTTAAAAATAAAATTGCTAAAAAACTAAGTTTTGGGCTTTTAACAATGCCACATTTATTGGTAAGAATCATTCTATTAGAACAAATCTATCGTGCATTTAAAATTATAAGAAATGAGACATATCATAAATAA
- a CDS encoding alpha/beta hydrolase — translation MENNNNKLKINNYRKAFKVIKRYMYNPLKVFVMVLFFPIVFFLSFLCSKLFIFYLFNYKRIGLSKQGFKLNSWDQLIYDLKIKGIRDFAIDKNDINEFELKMEGNIISALKIINKNSNNWVIGLHGFKRNKYIGLRNCNFFYNKGYNILTFDAYAHGNTYGFKSDFGVTNAKILDFLIKWIKQKYNPSEIGIIGVSMGASTSLLFAKEYYIKNKVDWVIVDCPFIEAIIQIRFFLKKYLKIPWFFMSLGIKRNFKSYAKSDISTMNMFDGYENFKDLPILFIHGFKDDFITYNCSIVMYNLKIQQEKNKISDLMIFKNAKHSSCYHKNENEYKEKIFNFINNFKR, via the coding sequence ATGGAAAATAACAATAATAAACTCAAAATTAATAATTATAGAAAAGCTTTTAAAGTTATAAAGCGGTATATGTACAACCCATTAAAAGTGTTTGTAATGGTTTTATTTTTTCCTATTGTATTTTTTTTAAGTTTTTTATGTTCAAAATTATTTATTTTTTACTTATTCAATTATAAAAGAATTGGTTTGTCTAAACAGGGTTTTAAATTAAATAGTTGAGACCAATTAATATATGATTTAAAAATAAAAGGAATAAGAGATTTTGCAATAGATAAAAATGATATAAATGAATTTGAGTTAAAAATGGAAGGCAATATTATTAGTGCATTAAAAATAATAAACAAAAACTCAAATAATTGAGTGATTGGATTACATGGTTTTAAGAGAAATAAATATATTGGTTTAAGAAATTGTAATTTTTTTTACAACAAAGGCTATAATATTTTAACTTTTGATGCTTATGCTCATGGAAACACATATGGATTTAAAAGTGACTTTGGAGTTACAAATGCAAAAATACTTGATTTTTTAATAAAATGAATTAAACAAAAGTATAACCCAAGTGAAATAGGTATTATTGGTGTTAGTATGGGTGCATCAACTAGTTTATTATTTGCAAAAGAATACTATATTAAAAATAAAGTTGATTGAGTTATTGTTGATTGTCCATTTATTGAAGCAATTATACAAATAAGATTCTTTTTAAAAAAATATTTAAAAATACCATGATTTTTTATGTCTTTGGGGATAAAAAGAAATTTTAAAAGTTATGCAAAATCTGATATTTCAACTATGAACATGTTTGACGGATATGAAAATTTCAAGGATTTACCAATATTATTTATTCATGGATTTAAAGATGATTTTATAACTTACAATTGTAGTATTGTTATGTACAATTTAAAAATACAACAAGAAAAAAATAAGATAAGTGATTTAATGATATTTAAAAATGCTAAACACTCTTCTTGTTATCATAAAAACGAAAACGAATATAAAGAAAAAATTTTTAATTTTATAAATAACTTTAAAAGATAG
- a CDS encoding SDR family oxidoreductase, producing MKKLVVITGASAGIGKELAIKFSQEGYPLLLLARRVELIETLKLDNVICKSVDVRNYDDFKAAIDEAEKKFGPVDCLINNAGIMPLDKVYNLDLKIQYDMVDINIKGVLNGMNIVINQMKNVKTGTIINVSSVAGRWTSENRVVYNGTKFAVHAISESARKELAPYNVRILTIAPALVDTDLISTTTNEDVLENYHKYKKDLKGGLTAIQVAEVIYYAYSLPQNVSLKEIVLSDTKQVI from the coding sequence ATGAAAAAATTAGTTGTTATAACTGGTGCATCTGCTGGGATAGGGAAAGAATTAGCAATTAAATTTTCTCAAGAAGGATATCCTTTATTATTGCTTGCAAGAAGAGTGGAACTTATAGAAACTTTAAAACTAGATAATGTTATTTGTAAATCAGTTGATGTAAGAAATTATGATGATTTTAAAGCCGCAATTGATGAAGCTGAAAAAAAATTTGGACCAGTTGATTGTTTAATAAATAACGCTGGAATAATGCCTTTGGATAAAGTTTATAATTTAGATTTAAAAATACAATATGATATGGTTGATATTAATATCAAAGGTGTTTTAAATGGAATGAACATTGTTATTAATCAAATGAAAAATGTAAAAACAGGAACGATTATTAATGTAAGTAGTGTTGCTGGTAGATGAACAAGTGAGAATCGCGTTGTTTATAATGGAACAAAATTTGCAGTTCATGCAATTAGTGAGTCTGCAAGAAAAGAACTTGCTCCTTATAATGTTAGAATTTTGACAATCGCTCCAGCATTAGTTGATACAGATTTAATTTCAACAACAACAAATGAAGATGTTTTAGAAAATTATCATAAATATAAAAAAGATTTAAAAGGTGGATTAACTGCTATTCAAGTTGCAGAAGTTATTTACTATGCATATTCTCTACCACAAAATGTTTCTTTAAAAGAGATAGTATTATCAGACACAAAACAAGTTATATAA
- a CDS encoding DDE-type integrase/transposase/recombinase, producing MKILGIKAVKKKRVPDHYKSTPLRFKNILNRNFKANNLNEKWVTDVTYIKTSSGMVYLSVIKDLYNSEIVDWKLSKRPDN from the coding sequence ATGAAAATATTAGGCATTAAGGCAGTCAAAAAGAAAAGAGTACCCGATCATTATAAATCAACTCCATTAAGATTTAAAAATATTTTAAACAGAAATTTTAAAGCAAATAACTTAAATGAAAAATGGGTTACAGATGTTACTTACATTAAAACAAGTTCAGGGATGGTTTATTTATCAGTCATTAAAGACTTATACAATTCAGAAATAGTAGATTGAAAACTTTCTAAAAGACCTGATAATTAA
- a CDS encoding ABC transporter ATP-binding protein yields MPYEQGAKSKIMDKIVSEKNQIGYLKMLFKYFKKHPMVGITIFFLAAITSSIAVSLPLVMQEMITGLQSENQALTHRFIVWDFDWMKWMYLQIGMYCILAITIFSLYLSVGKLGKRIEIHLRNQTVKALLMQDISYYTDQKIGEILTRIAQDTQIIGEQTQNIPTMALMAIFNFVGSGIVLSIIDWKLGLISFSFVLFGVSFIFLFMSRVQNKMMELRTVITYVNGDITDRIATVRLIKASGTEEYEKNRFQEIHNQFYDVVKIFFKRFSLILTAAFVAVMAVQLIIFTCAYAFYSNDQQRLIVVATSFASGLGTMVSPIYQVLRISFGYLMANQCTKRVQLVITSKPRFDQHYYEGTGINLEHIDGDIIFEDVKFAYPEKLDQIILPKFNFRFEKGKSYAFVGETGSGKSTISRLLLRFYDPTEGRVLINETQDLKNLRLKSYLDRVGYVEQEPQIMFGTAKENIKYTNPDATDEQVIAAAKKANLHDLIMTWPMGYETILGERGFMLSGGQKQRLVIARMFLKNPELLILDEATSALDNVVEKEIQKELEKLMIGRTSVSIAHRLSTIKNCDQIIVLAPGQGVVQTGTYDELKKLPGHFKNLYDAGLMKEDKKQTIL; encoded by the coding sequence ATGCCATATGAACAAGGTGCTAAATCCAAAATAATGGATAAAATAGTATCAGAAAAAAACCAAATTGGATATTTAAAAATGCTTTTTAAATATTTTAAAAAACATCCAATGGTTGGAATAACTATATTTTTTCTTGCAGCCATTACTAGTTCGATTGCAGTTAGTCTTCCTTTGGTTATGCAAGAAATGATTACTGGATTGCAGAGTGAAAATCAAGCTTTAACTCATCGATTTATAGTTTGAGATTTTGATTGAATGAAATGAATGTATTTACAAATTGGAATGTATTGTATTTTAGCTATAACTATTTTTTCTTTATACCTTTCAGTTGGAAAACTAGGAAAAAGAATTGAAATTCATTTAAGAAATCAAACAGTTAAAGCTTTATTGATGCAAGATATTTCTTACTATACCGATCAAAAAATTGGAGAAATTTTAACAAGAATCGCTCAAGATACTCAAATTATTGGTGAACAAACTCAAAATATTCCAACAATGGCTTTAATGGCTATATTTAACTTTGTTGGATCTGGAATTGTTTTATCAATAATTGATTGAAAACTTGGATTAATTTCATTTTCATTTGTTTTATTTGGTGTTTCATTTATTTTCTTATTTATGTCAAGAGTACAAAATAAAATGATGGAATTACGTACTGTTATTACTTATGTTAATGGGGATATAACAGATAGAATTGCTACAGTTAGACTTATTAAAGCGAGTGGTACTGAAGAATATGAAAAAAATCGTTTTCAAGAAATACATAATCAATTTTATGATGTTGTAAAAATTTTTTTTAAACGATTTAGTTTAATATTAACAGCTGCATTTGTTGCTGTTATGGCTGTACAATTAATAATCTTTACTTGTGCTTATGCTTTTTATTCAAATGATCAACAAAGATTAATTGTTGTTGCAACTTCATTTGCATCAGGATTAGGTACAATGGTAAGTCCAATTTATCAAGTTTTGAGAATATCATTTGGATATTTGATGGCAAATCAATGTACAAAAAGAGTGCAATTAGTAATAACTTCAAAACCTCGTTTTGATCAACATTACTATGAAGGAACTGGTATAAACTTAGAACATATTGATGGAGATATTATTTTTGAAGATGTTAAATTTGCTTATCCTGAAAAATTAGATCAAATTATTTTACCTAAATTTAATTTTAGATTTGAAAAAGGAAAAAGTTATGCTTTCGTTGGAGAAACTGGTAGTGGAAAATCAACAATTTCAAGACTACTTTTAAGGTTTTATGATCCTACAGAAGGAAGAGTCTTGATAAATGAAACTCAAGACTTAAAAAATTTAAGATTAAAATCTTATTTAGATAGAGTTGGATATGTTGAACAAGAACCACAAATTATGTTTGGTACAGCAAAAGAAAATATTAAATACACAAATCCTGATGCAACAGATGAACAAGTAATTGCTGCTGCTAAAAAAGCTAATCTACATGATTTAATAATGACTTGACCAATGGGATACGAAACCATTCTAGGAGAACGTGGATTTATGTTATCTGGAGGACAAAAACAAAGACTTGTTATTGCAAGAATGTTTTTAAAAAATCCAGAATTACTAATTTTAGATGAAGCAACTAGTGCTTTAGATAATGTTGTTGAAAAAGAAATTCAAAAAGAACTAGAAAAGTTAATGATTGGAAGAACAAGCGTTTCAATTGCACACAGACTTTCAACAATTAAAAACTGTGATCAAATCATTGTGCTCGCTCCGGGACAAGGTGTTGTACAAACCGGAACTTATGATGAATTGAAAAAGCTGCCAGGACATTTTAAAAACTTGTATGATGCTGGACTTATGAAAGAAGATAAAAAACAAACAATATTATAA
- a CDS encoding Rnase Y domain-containing protein produces the protein MTNSERNSWLIVVTALAIAVFLLILLSCYLLFNRRRSHVLKKAKDEAKKIKMEAIAAAKIEATILKNSIEEELFSKRAEIEHESALLEQKKIKYFDDLENLNLRESKIVEQQLENNRVKNKLSVDVDNVVEILEKLADMSSEEAKERLLIYAESTYIEDIYKEIKTKEEFIRKNSREIVLNIIMEAMEKSHVQIATEKNTTIFKLEDDSWKGKIIGREGRNVKTFQQYGGVDIIIDEVPNRIVISSFNPLRREIAYNTLTELIKIGRLQPAAIEETLISEEQKIQETFFKTGNQVTKDLNIFDLDEEIILNLGKLKYRFSYGQSVLQHSIEVAKIAKSLANALELDEQIALKAGLLHDIGKAMDFEQEGSHVELGSNLLKMHKIDNIIVNCVESHHGDVEKKSVYAEIISIADTISAARFGARNNGAEQFFERLKEVETECEKFYGVLKAYVFQSGRQIRVIVNPDIIQDHEMLNLTQQIKEKIKSINKTPGDIYITLIREKRESTKL, from the coding sequence AAATAAAAATGGAAGCAATTGCTGCTGCTAAGATTGAAGCGACTATTTTAAAAAACTCGATTGAAGAAGAACTTTTTTCTAAAAGAGCAGAAATAGAACATGAATCTGCTTTATTAGAACAAAAAAAGATAAAATACTTTGATGATTTAGAAAATTTAAACCTAAGAGAATCTAAAATTGTTGAACAACAACTAGAAAATAATAGGGTTAAAAATAAGTTATCAGTTGATGTTGATAATGTTGTAGAAATTTTAGAAAAACTAGCTGATATGTCATCAGAAGAAGCGAAAGAAAGATTATTAATATATGCAGAAAGTACATATATTGAAGATATATATAAAGAAATAAAAACAAAAGAAGAGTTTATTAGGAAAAACTCAAGAGAGATTGTTTTAAACATTATTATGGAAGCTATGGAAAAATCGCATGTTCAAATAGCTACTGAAAAAAACACAACTATTTTTAAACTCGAAGATGATTCGTGAAAAGGAAAAATTATTGGTAGAGAAGGTAGGAATGTAAAAACATTTCAACAATATGGCGGAGTTGACATTATAATTGATGAAGTTCCAAATAGAATAGTTATATCTTCATTTAACCCTTTAAGAAGAGAAATTGCATATAATACTTTAACAGAATTAATAAAAATAGGTAGATTACAACCTGCTGCTATCGAAGAAACTTTGATAAGTGAAGAGCAAAAAATACAAGAAACATTTTTTAAAACTGGTAATCAAGTTACAAAAGATTTAAACATATTTGATTTAGATGAAGAAATAATTTTAAATTTAGGAAAATTGAAATATCGTTTTAGTTATGGACAAAGTGTTTTACAACATTCGATTGAGGTTGCAAAAATTGCAAAATCACTTGCTAATGCATTAGAATTAGATGAACAAATCGCCCTTAAAGCAGGATTATTACACGATATTGGTAAGGCTATGGATTTTGAACAAGAAGGTAGTCATGTTGAATTAGGGTCAAATCTTTTAAAAATGCATAAAATTGATAATATAATCGTTAATTGTGTAGAATCTCATCACGGAGATGTGGAAAAAAAATCTGTTTATGCAGAAATAATTTCAATTGCAGATACAATAAGTGCTGCAAGATTTGGGGCAAGAAATAATGGAGCAGAACAATTCTTTGAAAGATTAAAAGAAGTAGAAACTGAATGTGAAAAATTTTATGGTGTTTTAAAAGCTTATGTTTTTCAATCAGGAAGACAAATTAGAGTTATAGTAAATCCTGACATTATTCAAGATCATGAAATGCTTAATTTAACTCAACAGATTAAAGAAAAAATAAAAAGTATTAATAAAACTCCAGGAGATATTTATATAACTTTAATTAGAGAAAAAAGAGAATCTACAAAATTATAG